In Flavivirga abyssicola, the following are encoded in one genomic region:
- a CDS encoding two-component regulator propeller domain-containing protein has protein sequence MRKSFGIFIFILCCFLPEIYTSQNFEYFERITTDNGLSQSDINTIHQDKDGFMWFGTHDGLNKYDGYSFKIFNPDPNIPESITNNLIFDIEEDQNGNFWIGTTGGGLIFFDKSSEKFKTFTYDKNNLKSIDSNYIVAVYRDRENRLWIGTNKGLNMLNLENSDGKIEFQRFKAHQEPFLSKIKISYVNTIYQDSKGRIWTGGFAGLYKLARERNGEMYFEFINEKVGLPSSGVESISEDKEGRLILATDKGLFCQSEIDTSLKFKKITDGNFRCLLIDGDNIWAGSESGLDYFKTSSDKECPELIRHFEYDPTNPNSLSKNIITSLFKDKTGIVWIGTNGGGVNKFNPRRNQFDHVRKTLNANSLSYDKIRSFFEDSNGNLWIGTEGGGVNMKDKQSNDNTFLNFNAITNVFAIEEIKSGNKKKLLFGGRNLISLYELDITDPSKIKTSKVKPIKEISGGVFSILLDSNKTLWIGTYDTGIYRWTPRTGAGTDQYITDIFSSNPNDPSSISNNIIRNIYEDSKGNIWFATGNGLNKLTKEEASKKHPKFQVYKHVLGDETSISHNYILPIYESAKGELWIGTFGGGLNKFIPETENRSARFKSYSEKDGLPNNIIKGILEDDSGNLWLSTNKGLSMFNPEQETFKNYDVNDGLQSNEFQELACLKTSNNEMFFGGINGYNSFFPKNLIENTFEPETIITNFLISNEPVSVREKINDRVILKKTISKTQEIDLKYFENNISFEFAALHYAASQKNQFAYKLEGFERDWEHTTSNKRFASYTNLEPGIYTFYVKATNNDGLWDKTPTKIKISISPPYWLSNMAYFIYSLILVGLLIAFRKYTIINTNKKHQLELEHLEKEKSEELQQLKIEFFTNISHEIRTPLTLIKGPLEYLQQYYTQLEKKVVLQQFSLMQKNTDSLLRLVNQLLGFRKMDKGKMSLALYKSNIIEFVNELIEPFQFLCKKRHISIEIYNSENNITTWFDPNAVEKILNNLLSNAIKFTPDHGVIIVEVFNSTKDTNDEIKKELIIQVKDSGPGIKPEKIKYIFERFYVDKKSTKKQLPEGVGIGLSYSKKLAELHQGSLDVKSKPKKGSTFIFKIPMNKEDYLNIPNINFEAEDKTLGFMMPNNVSSYQRDINDEIIDKIFSKRRSKLPILLVVDDHSEIRDFISQTLNEYYNVYHAENGKEGLEAAKHLQPNIILTDIFMPVMDGFEFCKQLKTKQETSHIPVIMITAKASEESELLGFTNGADDYIRKPFNVNLLKLKLSNILEHREQLRKRFNRKIVSQPKDVTVTSADEKFLQQAIEIIEKHMMNTEFNVKFLVKEMNFSRSNIFMKFKELTGLSSGEFIRNIRLKRALQLLETSDLSVKEIMYMTGFNTASYFSKCFKKQFGVLPSEYIKKMKTNEKVNEDQFDK, from the coding sequence ATGAGAAAATCATTCGGAATTTTCATTTTTATACTTTGTTGTTTCTTACCCGAAATCTATACATCTCAAAATTTTGAGTATTTTGAACGTATTACTACAGATAATGGTTTGTCTCAAAGTGATATTAACACGATCCATCAGGACAAAGATGGTTTTATGTGGTTTGGAACTCATGATGGTTTAAACAAATATGATGGTTACAGCTTCAAAATATTTAATCCTGACCCAAATATTCCCGAAAGCATAACAAATAATTTAATTTTTGATATAGAAGAAGACCAGAACGGTAACTTTTGGATTGGTACCACCGGAGGAGGTTTAATATTCTTTGATAAATCATCTGAAAAATTTAAAACCTTCACATACGATAAAAACAACTTAAAAAGCATAGATAGCAATTATATAGTTGCCGTTTACAGAGACAGAGAGAATCGCTTATGGATAGGAACCAATAAGGGATTAAATATGCTAAATTTAGAAAATTCTGATGGCAAAATAGAATTTCAACGTTTTAAAGCACACCAAGAGCCTTTTCTTTCCAAGATAAAAATTAGCTATGTAAATACCATTTATCAAGACAGTAAAGGGCGTATTTGGACAGGAGGATTTGCAGGTCTTTATAAACTAGCCAGAGAACGTAATGGCGAGATGTATTTTGAGTTTATTAATGAAAAAGTCGGATTACCAAGTTCAGGTGTAGAATCTATTTCAGAAGACAAGGAGGGTCGCTTAATACTAGCTACCGATAAGGGCTTATTTTGCCAATCCGAAATTGATACATCCCTTAAATTTAAAAAGATTACCGATGGGAATTTTCGCTGTTTATTAATAGACGGTGATAATATCTGGGCTGGGAGTGAAAGCGGATTAGATTATTTTAAAACCTCTTCTGATAAAGAGTGCCCTGAATTAATTCGACATTTTGAATACGACCCCACCAACCCAAACAGTTTAAGTAAAAATATAATCACATCTTTATTTAAAGATAAAACAGGTATCGTCTGGATAGGGACTAATGGCGGTGGGGTAAATAAATTTAATCCCAGAAGGAATCAATTTGATCATGTTAGAAAGACCTTAAACGCAAACAGTCTCAGTTATGACAAGATCAGATCTTTTTTTGAAGACAGCAATGGTAATTTATGGATTGGTACCGAAGGTGGTGGGGTAAACATGAAAGACAAACAAAGTAACGATAATACTTTTTTAAACTTTAATGCAATAACCAATGTATTTGCCATTGAAGAAATTAAATCTGGTAATAAGAAAAAGCTCCTGTTTGGCGGTAGAAATTTAATAAGTCTATACGAATTAGATATAACCGATCCATCTAAAATAAAAACAAGCAAAGTTAAACCCATAAAAGAAATATCTGGTGGTGTTTTCTCTATTCTTTTGGATAGCAATAAAACGCTCTGGATCGGAACTTACGATACTGGAATATATCGTTGGACACCAAGAACAGGAGCAGGAACAGATCAATATATAACAGATATTTTCTCTTCCAATCCGAATGATCCTAGTAGTATTTCAAATAATATTATCAGAAATATTTATGAAGATAGCAAAGGCAATATTTGGTTTGCAACTGGAAATGGGTTAAATAAACTCACAAAAGAAGAGGCTTCAAAAAAACATCCAAAATTTCAGGTTTATAAACATGTTCTTGGAGACGAAACAAGCATTAGTCATAATTATATTTTACCTATATATGAAAGTGCGAAAGGAGAACTTTGGATTGGAACTTTTGGAGGCGGCTTAAATAAATTTATTCCAGAAACCGAAAATAGATCAGCCCGTTTTAAATCTTATTCAGAGAAAGATGGACTTCCCAACAATATTATTAAAGGAATTTTAGAGGATGATAGTGGCAACCTGTGGCTTTCCACCAACAAAGGACTGTCTATGTTTAATCCAGAACAAGAAACCTTTAAAAACTATGATGTGAATGATGGCTTACAAAGTAATGAATTTCAAGAGCTAGCATGTCTTAAAACAAGCAATAATGAAATGTTTTTTGGAGGAATTAATGGGTACAATTCGTTTTTTCCAAAAAACCTGATTGAAAATACATTCGAACCCGAAACTATTATAACCAATTTTTTAATCTCTAATGAGCCTGTATCTGTTCGGGAAAAGATTAATGATCGTGTTATATTGAAAAAAACTATTAGCAAAACTCAAGAAATTGATCTGAAATATTTTGAAAACAATATCTCTTTTGAATTTGCTGCTTTACACTATGCTGCTTCTCAAAAAAATCAATTCGCTTATAAATTAGAAGGCTTTGAAAGAGACTGGGAGCACACAACCTCCAATAAGCGCTTTGCTTCTTACACAAACCTAGAACCTGGAATCTACACATTTTATGTAAAAGCAACAAACAACGATGGCTTGTGGGATAAAACACCAACAAAAATAAAAATAAGCATAAGTCCACCTTACTGGCTTTCCAACATGGCATATTTCATTTATTCGTTAATCCTAGTGGGTCTTTTAATTGCTTTTAGAAAATATACAATAATAAACACCAATAAAAAGCACCAATTAGAATTAGAACATTTAGAAAAAGAAAAAAGTGAAGAATTACAACAGCTTAAAATCGAGTTTTTCACTAACATATCACATGAAATCCGCACACCATTAACATTAATAAAAGGCCCTTTAGAGTATCTACAACAATACTATACGCAATTAGAAAAAAAAGTTGTTTTACAACAATTTAGCTTAATGCAAAAAAACACAGATTCATTATTACGTTTAGTTAACCAATTACTTGGTTTTAGAAAAATGGATAAAGGTAAAATGTCATTAGCACTATACAAGAGCAATATCATTGAGTTTGTAAATGAGCTCATTGAGCCTTTTCAGTTTCTCTGTAAAAAGCGCCATATAAGCATTGAAATATATAATTCTGAGAATAATATTACCACTTGGTTTGATCCAAATGCTGTCGAAAAAATATTAAACAATCTGTTGTCTAACGCAATAAAATTCACACCAGACCATGGCGTTATTATCGTTGAAGTTTTTAATAGTACAAAAGACACAAACGATGAAATAAAAAAAGAGCTGATAATTCAGGTAAAAGACTCGGGGCCTGGCATTAAACCAGAAAAAATTAAATATATCTTTGAGCGTTTTTATGTCGATAAAAAAAGCACCAAGAAGCAACTTCCGGAAGGTGTTGGTATTGGACTCTCCTATTCAAAAAAACTAGCGGAATTACATCAAGGGTCCTTAGATGTTAAAAGCAAACCCAAAAAAGGAAGTACCTTTATATTTAAGATTCCAATGAACAAAGAAGATTATTTAAACATTCCTAATATAAATTTTGAGGCTGAAGACAAAACCCTTGGATTTATGATGCCAAACAATGTTAGTAGCTACCAAAGGGATATAAATGACGAGATTATTGATAAAATATTCTCTAAAAGACGTTCAAAATTACCCATACTTTTAGTTGTTGATGACCATAGCGAAATAAGGGATTTTATTTCCCAAACTCTTAATGAATATTATAATGTATATCATGCTGAAAACGGAAAAGAGGGGCTGGAGGCAGCAAAGCATTTACAGCCAAACATTATCCTAACCGATATTTTTATGCCGGTAATGGATGGATTCGAGTTTTGCAAACAGCTTAAAACAAAACAGGAAACCAGCCATATCCCAGTTATAATGATTACAGCAAAAGCATCGGAAGAAAGTGAATTGCTTGGTTTTACAAATGGAGCAGATGATTATATTAGAAAGCCTTTTAATGTTAATTTATTAAAACTTAAGCTTTCTAATATTTTAGAACATCGCGAACAATTAAGAAAGCGTTTTAATAGAAAGATAGTCTCTCAACCCAAAGATGTAACAGTAACATCCGCAGATGAAAAGTTTCTGCAACAAGCTATTGAAATCATAGAAAAACATATGATGAATACCGAATTCAATGTTAAGTTCTTGGTTAAAGAAATGAATTTCAGTCGCTCAAATATTTTTATGAAATTCAAAGAATTAACAGGGCTATCTTCGGGTGAATTTATTAGAAACATTCGTTTAAAACGCGCTTTACAGCTTTTAGAAACAAGTGATTTATCTGTAAAAGAGATTATGTATATGACGGGGTTTAATACGGCTTCCTATTTCTCAAAATGCTTTAAAAAACAATTTGGTGTTTTACCGAGTGAGTATATTAAAAAAATGAAAACTAATGAAAAAGTAAACGAAGACCAATTTGATAAATAG
- a CDS encoding glycosyltransferase family 9 protein — protein MSQPKHILVIRLSAMGDVAMTVPVLQALSYQYPEVKITVLTRAFFSPFFRDLKNVTVFPADVKGKHKGIWGLFKLSKALKKLEIDVVADLHNVLRSKILKFFFFGTQFVQIDKGRTEKKALVSGKIFQQLKTTHQRYAEVLGGLGFKLDLSNPKFSDKATLNKSIQAFLGPDSKKMIGVAPFAAHEGKMYPLDLMREVIIEFSRDYKVILFGGGEKEIAVLNDFEESLDHVVSVAGKLSLHEELDVISNLEVMLSMDSGNAHIAAMLGVKVVTIWGVTHPFAGFSPFNQPKDYTILSDRNRFPEIPTSIYGNKYPENYKEASRSISPKKITEKIHEIV, from the coding sequence ATGTCACAACCAAAACATATTTTAGTAATTCGGCTTTCAGCGATGGGAGATGTTGCAATGACTGTTCCTGTATTGCAAGCATTAAGTTATCAGTATCCGGAAGTAAAAATTACGGTACTTACACGCGCCTTTTTCTCTCCCTTTTTCCGAGACTTAAAAAATGTTACTGTTTTTCCTGCTGATGTCAAAGGAAAACATAAAGGTATTTGGGGACTTTTTAAACTTTCTAAAGCATTAAAAAAGCTAGAGATTGATGTGGTAGCAGATTTGCATAATGTTCTGCGAAGCAAAATTTTAAAGTTTTTTTTCTTTGGAACACAATTCGTTCAGATAGATAAAGGCAGAACGGAAAAGAAAGCTTTGGTTTCTGGTAAAATATTTCAGCAATTAAAGACTACGCATCAAAGGTATGCTGAGGTATTAGGAGGTTTAGGTTTTAAGTTAGATTTATCAAATCCAAAATTTTCAGATAAAGCCACTTTAAATAAGAGCATTCAAGCATTTTTAGGGCCAGATTCAAAAAAAATGATAGGCGTTGCCCCTTTTGCTGCTCATGAAGGTAAAATGTATCCTTTAGATTTGATGAGGGAAGTTATTATTGAGTTTTCAAGGGATTATAAAGTCATTTTATTTGGAGGCGGTGAAAAAGAGATAGCTGTTTTAAATGATTTTGAAGAAAGTTTAGATCATGTTGTAAGTGTTGCTGGTAAATTATCTCTTCATGAAGAATTAGATGTCATTTCAAATCTGGAAGTGATGCTTTCAATGGATTCTGGTAATGCACATATCGCTGCCATGTTAGGGGTAAAAGTTGTAACTATTTGGGGAGTTACTCATCCATTTGCTGGTTTTTCACCATTTAATCAACCAAAAGACTATACTATATTATCCGATAGAAATAGATTTCCAGAAATCCCTACATCTATTTATGGTAACAAGTATCCGGAAAACTATAAAGAGGCTTCTAGAAGCATCTCTCCGAAAAAGATTACTGAAAAAATTCACGAAATTGTATAA
- a CDS encoding DUF4254 domain-containing protein, protein MFTEKANKIFQDVIEKYHIINTVDQPFENAYDKSDLLEHLLYRKCWIDTVQWHYEDIIRDPQIDPVAALTLKRQIDASNQDRTDMVEYIDSYFLEKYKDVSVKADATINTESPAWGVDRLSILALKVYHMNEEATRTDASDAHRDACQKKLNVLLEQRVDLSTAIDTLLNDIEKGDKYMKVYKQMKMYNDDELNPVLRGQK, encoded by the coding sequence ATGTTTACAGAAAAAGCTAACAAAATATTTCAAGATGTTATTGAAAAGTATCATATAATAAATACCGTAGACCAGCCTTTTGAAAATGCATACGATAAAAGTGATTTATTAGAGCATTTATTATATAGAAAATGTTGGATTGACACTGTACAATGGCATTACGAAGATATTATTAGAGATCCTCAAATAGATCCTGTTGCTGCTTTAACATTGAAGAGACAAATTGATGCTTCAAACCAGGATAGAACAGATATGGTTGAATATATTGATAGTTATTTTCTTGAAAAATATAAAGATGTTTCAGTAAAAGCAGATGCGACTATTAATACTGAAAGCCCTGCTTGGGGGGTCGATAGATTATCTATTTTGGCATTAAAAGTTTATCATATGAACGAAGAGGCTACAAGAACAGATGCTTCTGATGCGCATAGAGATGCCTGTCAGAAAAAATTAAATGTTTTATTGGAGCAACGTGTAGATTTATCGACAGCTATTGATACTTTACTTAATGATATTGAAAAAGGAGATAAGTACATGAAAGTTTACAAACAAATGAAAATGTACAATGACGATGAGTTAAACCCAGTATTGCGTGGTCAGAAATAA
- the upp gene encoding uracil phosphoribosyltransferase has translation MNIHNISKENSILNTFISEIRNTHIQKDSMRFRRNIERIGEILGYEMSKSLIYKASTVETPLGNCNIDLLNNDIVLCSILRAGVPLHNGLLNYFDTAENAFISAYRHHKHNPESFEIIVEYLACPNLEGKTLILADPMLATGQSMAATFEALKPFGTPKEVHLISVIGAQEGVNFVENNFDNKTHLWIAAIDDKLNDKGYIIPGLGDAGDLAFGEKLQQ, from the coding sequence ATGAATATTCACAATATATCTAAAGAAAATTCCATATTAAATACTTTCATTTCTGAAATTAGAAATACTCATATTCAAAAAGATAGTATGCGCTTTCGAAGAAATATTGAACGCATAGGTGAAATTTTAGGCTATGAAATGAGTAAGTCTTTAATTTATAAAGCTTCAACTGTTGAAACGCCTTTAGGGAATTGCAATATTGATTTACTAAATAATGATATTGTCTTATGCTCTATCTTAAGAGCTGGGGTTCCTCTACATAATGGGCTACTTAATTATTTCGATACTGCCGAGAATGCTTTTATATCTGCTTACAGGCACCATAAACACAATCCCGAAAGTTTTGAAATTATTGTAGAGTATTTAGCTTGCCCTAATTTAGAAGGCAAAACACTTATTCTTGCTGATCCCATGCTTGCGACAGGACAATCCATGGCAGCTACTTTTGAGGCTTTAAAACCATTTGGAACACCCAAAGAAGTTCACTTAATTAGTGTTATAGGAGCTCAAGAAGGTGTTAACTTTGTTGAAAACAATTTTGATAATAAAACACATTTATGGATTGCGGCTATTGATGATAAACTAAATGATAAGGGTTATATTATTCCAGGGCTTGGAGATGCGGGCGACTTAGCTTTTGGAGAAAAACTACAACAATAG
- a CDS encoding DUF6427 family protein — MITSIFSKSKSINFIIVFFIMLLAFIIARVKLINEPITLVFILKQIILLLVCYISVLLLDFIVSKNNLTKKNNYEILLFSLFLLLIVQTTISTEIILSNFFVLLGLRRTMSLRSPKNVKKKLFDAAFWIAIASLFYFWTILFFALILVTLILYTDNTLRHWIMPFIGVVTVFVISISTSIIVYDSFFEIFNISPKISYDFSNYNSIRFLVAITLLLSFGIWSSIFYLQNIKKQKKAFRASFKIIMIAVVITFLIVIQAPEKNGSEFLFMFAPLAIIITNYIEIIQEKWFKEVFLSLLIIVPFITLLL, encoded by the coding sequence ATGATAACAAGCATTTTTAGTAAATCTAAATCAATAAATTTCATCATTGTTTTTTTTATTATGCTTTTAGCTTTTATAATAGCTAGAGTAAAATTAATAAACGAACCAATAACGTTAGTGTTTATATTGAAGCAAATTATTTTACTTTTAGTTTGTTATATCTCTGTTTTGCTTTTAGATTTTATAGTTAGTAAAAATAATTTAACAAAAAAGAACAACTATGAAATTTTACTATTTAGTTTGTTTTTGTTGTTAATTGTCCAAACAACCATCAGTACAGAAATAATTCTTTCTAACTTTTTTGTTTTACTGGGTTTAAGACGTACAATGAGTTTGCGATCCCCAAAAAATGTAAAAAAGAAACTGTTTGATGCTGCTTTTTGGATAGCTATTGCATCGCTATTTTATTTTTGGACTATTTTATTTTTTGCTTTAATACTCGTCACTCTGATTTTATATACAGATAATACATTGAGACATTGGATTATGCCCTTTATAGGAGTCGTTACTGTTTTTGTAATTTCTATTAGTACCTCAATAATTGTGTATGATAGTTTTTTCGAAATATTTAATATTTCGCCAAAAATCAGTTATGATTTTAGTAACTATAATTCAATAAGGTTTTTAGTTGCTATTACTTTGTTATTGTCTTTCGGAATTTGGTCATCCATATTTTATTTACAGAATATTAAAAAGCAGAAAAAAGCCTTTAGAGCCTCTTTTAAAATTATTATGATTGCGGTTGTAATTACATTTCTAATAGTGATTCAGGCCCCCGAAAAAAACGGAAGCGAGTTTTTATTTATGTTTGCACCACTAGCCATAATTATTACAAATTATATTGAGATTATTCAAGAAAAATGGTTCAAAGAAGTATTTCTATCCCTACTTATTATCGTTCCGTTTATAACACTATTGTTGTAG
- a CDS encoding DUF6341 family protein gives MKDFFYAIQDLFVNVLFAPYDALRALELENWFAANTVSWIFLIIGFVAMVYWMKQLKIFNDNNEEDKSVSSHSFL, from the coding sequence ATGAAAGATTTCTTTTACGCTATACAAGATTTATTTGTTAATGTTCTTTTTGCTCCATATGATGCTTTAAGAGCTCTTGAACTAGAAAACTGGTTTGCTGCAAATACCGTTTCTTGGATTTTCCTTATTATAGGTTTTGTTGCTATGGTTTATTGGATGAAGCAACTTAAAATATTTAACGATAATAACGAAGAAGATAAAAGTGTTTCTTCACACTCGTTTTTGTAA
- the purD gene encoding phosphoribosylamine--glycine ligase: MNILILGSGGREHTFAWKIAQSAKCKQLFVAPGNSGTAQIATNVNIGVNDFDAIKELVLNEGIDMVVVGPEDPLVNGVHDYFLNDKAIKHVSVIGPQKVAAELEGSKEFAKEFLYRHNIPTAAYESFTKETVEKGYAFLETLKAPYVLKADGLAAGKGVVILNDLEEAKAELKSMLVDAKFGEASIKVVIEEFLDGIELSCFVLTDGTNYKILPTAKDYKRIGEGDTGLNTGGMGAVSPVPFATDEFLNKIEERIVKPTINGFKKDNLPYVGFVFIGLIKVGDDPKVIEYNVRMGDPETEVVLPRLKNDFVDILEAMSNGTLDKINIEIDERAATTIMLVSGGYPEGYEKGKEITGIENIQDSIPFHAGATLHSGKVVTSGGRVMAITSYGNTYQEAIKKSYQNIEKLHFDKMNYRKDIGFDLN; encoded by the coding sequence ATGAATATCTTAATTCTTGGTTCTGGCGGAAGAGAACATACATTTGCTTGGAAAATTGCCCAAAGTGCTAAATGCAAACAACTATTTGTTGCTCCAGGAAATTCCGGAACTGCTCAAATAGCAACCAATGTTAACATTGGGGTTAATGACTTTGATGCCATTAAAGAACTTGTTTTAAACGAAGGAATTGATATGGTTGTTGTTGGTCCTGAAGACCCTTTGGTTAATGGTGTTCATGATTATTTTTTAAATGATAAGGCTATTAAACATGTATCCGTTATTGGTCCTCAAAAAGTAGCAGCAGAATTAGAAGGAAGTAAAGAGTTTGCTAAGGAGTTTTTATACCGACATAATATTCCAACGGCGGCATACGAAAGTTTTACAAAAGAAACCGTAGAAAAAGGTTATGCATTTTTGGAAACCTTAAAAGCTCCATATGTTTTAAAAGCAGATGGATTAGCAGCTGGTAAAGGTGTTGTTATTTTAAATGATTTAGAAGAAGCTAAAGCTGAATTAAAAAGTATGTTGGTTGATGCTAAATTTGGTGAAGCAAGTATCAAGGTCGTTATTGAAGAATTTTTAGATGGTATAGAATTGAGCTGTTTTGTGTTGACTGATGGTACAAACTATAAAATTTTACCAACAGCAAAAGATTATAAACGAATTGGAGAAGGAGATACAGGTTTAAATACAGGTGGTATGGGAGCTGTTTCCCCTGTGCCTTTTGCAACAGATGAATTCCTTAATAAAATTGAAGAACGTATTGTAAAACCCACTATTAATGGTTTTAAAAAGGACAATTTACCTTATGTGGGATTTGTGTTTATTGGACTAATTAAAGTTGGAGACGACCCAAAAGTAATAGAATACAATGTACGTATGGGTGATCCGGAAACAGAAGTTGTGTTACCTAGATTAAAAAATGACTTTGTTGATATACTTGAAGCTATGTCTAATGGGACATTAGATAAAATTAATATTGAAATAGACGAACGGGCCGCAACAACAATTATGTTAGTCTCTGGAGGTTATCCAGAAGGATATGAAAAAGGAAAAGAAATTACAGGAATAGAAAATATTCAGGATTCTATACCATTTCATGCAGGAGCTACATTACATAGTGGTAAAGTAGTTACCTCAGGTGGCCGTGTTATGGCTATTACATCATACGGAAATACATACCAAGAAGCCATAAAAAAATCTTACCAAAACATAGAAAAACTACATTTTGATAAGATGAATTATCGTAAGGATATAGGATTCGACCTAAACTAA